A single region of the Raphanus sativus cultivar WK10039 chromosome 1, ASM80110v3, whole genome shotgun sequence genome encodes:
- the LOC108831839 gene encoding uncharacterized protein LOC108831839 — translation MAVKTDMSKAYDRIEWKFISDVLQQLGFHAVWINWVMQCVTTVSYSYLINDAAYGNVLPLRGIRQGDPLSPYVFILCSEVLSGMCREAARKGTLQGIRVARRCPRINHLLFADDTMFFCLASQTSCEALLTILADYGKASGQMINKSKSSITFSNKTPPAVKENVKLMLGITKEGGLGKIRQRAVSWSTKRLSKAGKLTMLKSILSAIPTYAMSCFQLPVNLCKRIQSVLTRFWWDDAEGNKKMCWVAWDQLTKPKDLGGLGLRDIQRFNQALLAKLAWRILTVPESLFARILTGNGQTTRIWRDSWISSNEVLKPRGPIKESDLELTVADLLTSELKWNKKRIYELLPDLAMQIQCIKPSTTGAEDSYIWHQTTTGSYSTKSGSNLQKRGMVAVVNCIRCQATQATETEVHCFFTCPFAKEVWDLIPLTTAVLLAAEPNFKDIVVSFRKASCLPPSGITLNILPWILWAIWTSRNTLIFEGRYLSPKETALKGIRLAKEWSASQSIVNDKNNLPRKPTERSRERPRTITDSNRVSCMTDAAWNKDRLTSGLGWLFSGPGFEPPLKGSVVESSIGSPLVAEASAIRSALCMAITLEISSLEVFSDNQTLVRAISGITQAKEIIGIVKDIRLISTEFASISFSHISRSLNAVADAIAKETLRLSISL, via the exons ATGGCAGTCAAGACTGATATGTCTAAAGCCTATGATAGGATTGAATGGAAATTCATCTCAGATGTACTACAACAACTAGGATTCCATGCGGTATGGATCAACTGGGTCATGCAGTGTGTAACTACAGTATCCTATTCCTACCTGATTAATGATGCAGCATATGGAAATGTCTTACCTCTCCGCGGAATCAGGCAGGGTGATCCGTTATCCCCCTACGTCTTCATTCTCTGCAGTGAAGTATTGTCAGGGATGTGCAGAGAGGCAGCCAGGAAAGGTACGCTTCAAGGAATCAGAGTGGCTCGCAGATGTCCAAGGATAAATCATCTGCTCTTTGCAGATGATACGATGTTCTTCTGCCTTGCATCCCAAACTAGCTGCGAAGCTCTGTTGACGATACTAGCTGACTACGGGAAAGCTTCTGGTCAGATGATTAACAAATCAAAATCTTCCATCACGTTCTCGAACAAAACCCCACCTGCAGTCAAAGAAAATGTCAAATTAATGCTGGGAATTACAAAGGAGGGTGGCTTAGGCAA AATACGACAGAGGGCTGTTAGCTGGTCCACAAAGAGACTCTCCAAGGCAGGGAAGCTTACAATGCTGAAGTCTATCCTCAGTGCAATCCCCACGTACGCCATGTCGTGTTTCCAACTCCCTGTGAACCTGTGCAAAAGAATTCAATCAGTACTGACTCGTTTCTGGTGGGATGATGCTGAAGGAAACAAGAAAATGTGCTGGGTCGCATGGGATCAACTAACAAAACCTAAAGATCTAGGGGGTTTGGGACTTCGAGACATTCAACGCTTCAACCAAGCTCTACTAGCAAAGTTGGCTTGGAGAATCCTCACAGTACCCGAAAGTCTATTTGCACGCATCCTGACAG GCAATGGACAGACAACCCGCATCTGGAGGGACTCTTGGATCTCTTCGAATGAAGTACTAAAGCCTAGGGGTCCTATTAAAGAGTCAGACCTAGAACTAACGGTGGCAGATCTCCTAACTTCAGAGCTTAAATGGAACAAGAAGAGAATATATGAACTGCTACCTGATCTAGCGATGCAGATTCAGTGCATTAAGCCGAGTACCACAGGTGCGGAAGACTCTTACATTTGGCATCAAACGACTACAGGAAGCTACTCCACCAAATCTG GCTCAAACCTGCAGAAAAGAGGGATGGTAGCAGTAGTCAACTGTATTAGATGCCAAGCAACACAAGCAACAGAAACCGAAGTTCATTGTTTCTTTACCTGTCCATTCGCAAAGGAAGTGTGGGATCTAATCCCTCTAACTACAGCAGTTCTCCTAGCTGCGGAACCAAACTTCAAGGACATCGTGGTATCATTCAGGAAAGCGTCCTGCCTCCCACCATCAGGCATAACCCTCAATATTCTCCCCTGGATCTTGTGGGCAATTTGGACATCGAGGAACACGCTTATCTTCGAAGGTCGCTACCTTTCACCGAAGGAAACAGCCCTGAAAGGAATCAGGTTAGCTAAAGAATGGTCAGCATCGCAATCAATAGTCAACGACAAGAACAACTTACCACGTAAACCAACCGAACGATCACGAGAACGACCAAGGACAATCACCGACAGTAACCGTGTCTCTTGCATGACGGATGCGGCTTGGAACAAGGACAGACTAACATCAGGACTGGGCTGGCTCTTCTCAGGACCAGGCTTCGAACCACCTCTCAAAGGATCGGTGGTGGAATCATCGATCGGATCGCCACTGGTCGCGGAAGCTTCAGCAATCCGATCAGCTCTCTGCATGGCAATCACCCTGGAGATCTCCTCTCTCGAGGTTTTCTCCGACAATCAAACGCTCGTACGAGCTATCTCCGGCATCACTCAGGCGAAGGAGATCATCGGCATCGTGAAAGACATCCGATTGATATCTACTGAGTTTGCTTCAATTTCCTTTTCGCACATCTCTCGTTCCCTAAACGCGGTGGCTGACGCCATAGCGAAAGAAACTCTTCGTCTCTCAATTTCTTTGTAA